The DNA window GCTGCTCTCCCACCCCCTTCCCAGCATCTCCCCGTGGGGACAGCAGCGAGACCGAGCCCACCCCGGAGCAGCACTGACCAGAGCAGTGGCGTGGCTCAAACGCCTCTGGACCGTGGGGACGCGGTGTCCTGGCGGGGAACcgtcctggctgctcctgccctgccgagcTGCAGCACCGGTGAGAGGATGTGGGAGCACAGTCCTGTCCTGGCACCGTGTCCTGAGCTGGGCCCCAGCACGGCTCAGGCTGGCCCCAGAGACAGGGGGATTGGGCAGTGCTGGTAATCCCGCTGCCCCCAAGGGATTACAGCTCACTCTGGCCTGGGGATTAAGGGATTTCTCTAAGCAGGGTTGTTGCAGCCTCCAGCAAAGCAGCTTGTGCCAGGGGCCCTCGCTGTctggggcagggtgggctgTGCAAGGTGTGGGGATCCCCAAAGGAGGgtgggctgccagctctgccgcAGGCTGGCTGAGGGCTCCTCACCCAGGcggtccctgccctgctcgcCACCAGTCTGCAAAATCCTGCTTTGCCAATGGGTGCTGGCACCCCTTTGGTGCAGGCTTGGCTGTCCCATGCTGGGACCACGGcgtgtccctgggcaccagggagcgctgctgggggagctgctgctggtgccgCAGCCCTTCCCTTGCACAGTGTGGGGTCAGCCTGGGcaagctgctgtgcccagcctgggagCCACTCTtgcacagagctcagggatGGACTCCCAGGTCAGAGGCAGAGACAGTGCTGGGGTAGCACCAGGCTTggagagcagtgccagggacTTGGGCAGAGGCAGTTCCTCTCCTGAGGTGTTTGGAGCAGAGAACAATGAGCCCTGCTGGTGACACTTGCAGTCCTGTCAGGGCTGTATCTATGGTTTGTAAACACCCCACCTTGCCTGGACAGGCTGCAAGGACCCAGCCAGGCATCCAGGTCACTCTGTGTGGGAGAGGCCACCTGGCCCTGCCTCATCCCAGCCACAGCACCCACGTGCCTGTGCCACACTGGGGTTTCTCCAGATGCCAGTCCAGGCCCAGGCAGGAGCACGTGTCCAGCTCAGCCTCCCCTGTGCCCCCGGCTCCCTTGGCTTGCCCTTTTGCCTCCTGGTGATGTGGCAACTGCTGCTCTGGCccctgggaaaggggaagtGGTGTTGAAAGGAGAAGGTCAGTCACATCAGCAGTGATGGCCTGGCTGCCCTGTCAGCtgcccttctcctctctctcctcctctctgcagTCAGGGATCAGGGactgctcctgcctgccagggTGCCCTTCCCCACTGCCCGCCCCGTCTGGGcttctgcctgccctgctcgAGTTACTCCTGGCTCAGCGATCCCGGTGGATGCAGGGGCGGGTGAGCGGAGCTGtcgagctgctcctgccctgacaGGCCCTGGGGTTTGTTACTCATGGCCATGCCCTGCGCTCAGGATCGCTCCTGCTTTGAGGAGAGGAGCTGTCAGTCCGGTTTGGGTTTGCTCAGTGCCTGTGGGCTGGGAGGGTGGTGCATTTCCCCAGCTCCACAGCTGTGCCGCAGCCTGGGATCCCAGGGCACGACCCCCGGTCCTGCTGCCGGAGCCCTCGCGCTCCAGGGCCGCAGCGGAGCgggcagcacctctggggcaTGACCAGCGTGTCTGTCTGTGCTGGCACGCAGGGCCGGCTGAGCCCGTCGGGCTGGGTCCGGGCTCGGGCCCCGCGCCCCGGGAGCGGGGGCCGTGCTGGCACCCCCGCGCTGCTCCGCCGCGCTTCTCTGGGTGCACCTTCCTTCCTTCATGCGGCGCTCGTTGCTATGCGACCGCCGGCTCCTGATGCTTAATGCTCTAATACGGAGGGATAAAACCTCTCTAAAAATACCCCGCTGCCGGCCCCCCGCGGGGGCAAgggggctgccgggggccgGCCGCCCGCCCAGGGGGGCTGCTGGCAACTTCCAAACTCCTCGTCCTCCAAGTGGCTTTGAGGCGCCCGCTGTGGCTCCGGCGGTGGCACGGGCTGGCGTGCCGGTGCGGCGGGGATTGGCTGGGGCTGGCGCGTGGGCTCCTGCGGCTGGAGCTCCCctggcagagccagagccagagccggctccaggcagagccGGGACTGCTCCGGCTGCCCTGCTCCGGGCACAGGGGAGCTGCCCTCGGCGCTGGCTGCCGGCCCAGTACCGGGGAGCCCGCTGCTCGGCCAGCGCACCTGTCCGGGCTCCGTGCGCTCCTGCCTGACCTCTGCCCGTCCCTGCCTTGCCCTCCCGGAGCTGGTGGCATCCTGCGTGGGACCCCCGCGGCATGGGGACGGTCAGCGAGCTCTGCGCCTCCAGTTTCCAGGCGTTCCTCTGCCCCTCGGTGGCTGCCAAGGCAGGTAGGCACTGCGTGCCCCCTCCCCTCTGTGCCGCGGGGCTCCCATCCCCCAGCAGGCACGGCAGGCCCATGGCTCCGGCTCCATATGGCTCTGGCTCCATATGGCTCCTGctgaaagcagcacagagtGTCCTCACCATCTCTCTGCCTCCTTCCTCTGCCGGCCTTCCCAAGCTCGGGCCTCTGAAAGCGCCGGGCCCCTTGCCTGGCATtgccctgtgctggagctggtgcCATGGTGGGACAGGGGTGTTGGGGAGCCGGTGGTGGTGGCTGGGAGGTCACAGGCAGCACAGGATGGCCGTGGCAggtcctgccccagcccccctgccctgccccataGGATGTGTGAGTGCTCAGTCGCACTCATCACAAGTGCCGGTGGCTACGGAGGGCAGGGTGGCACTCTCCAAAGGGAAGTCTGTGTGGGAAAGCCCAGCTCCTGTCACGCTGTGGGTGTGCTGAAGGTCAGCCACCCCTGTGACCTGCTGGCTCGCGCCCAGCTGTGGACTGGGGAGCTCTGCAGTGGGCAGGGGGTTGCAGGACCCCCTCGGCCATCCctgtggctgagctgggctctgctcctctcGAGGCCTGGCCCCataagctgtgctgggagcaggtgaGGTGCCTGCCTGGCTGAATCCCTTGCACATGCACAGTGTCTGTAGACATGGCTGAGCTGTGCTCACCCAGCCGTGCTGGAGGCTGGGGGTCTGTGCGTGGGAATGTTGGAGCCTTGAGCCACAGGCAGCGGCTGTGGACAGGGTTCCTTAGTGGGCTCTGGGTCAGGGAAGCAGGGTTAATGGGGTGTtgggcagggctgcacaaaAGCAGGAGAGTGTCCTGAGCACAGGGTCCAGCAGCTGAGGAgggcctgtccccaaaccctcctcCTGACGCACCTCAGCTGTCGGTGGGGAAGGATGGGGTTGACGCAAGCCAGGGCGTGCACATGGTGAAAACAGGATGTGGTGTGAGGAGACAAGCAGGATGTTTCTGGGGGCCCCACGGGACCCCACCGAGGGGTGGGGGTGGCGGCACCCGCAGCAGCACGCAGAGACCCTGGGCTCGTCCCCACGGCCTGCCTGAGCCGGGGCTGTTGTCCCTGTGGCGTGGCACAGCGTGGGccggcagcagggctggccgcTGCGGTAGCTCAGGGGGCCGAAGGACACCCCGAGGCTCCTGAAGCCCACCCTGCCCTTGCTCCATAGCTGGCATCCCgggtgctgtgtctccatctcCTGCTGATGAGCAGGAATTAGCTGAGTCAAGGCAGTCGAAGCTGATGCAGCCTCTCAGGGAactgatggggacagggacggggacagggacgtGCTGGGCTCGCTCCCACAGCACCCGGACTCACCACACCGGGGTCCTGCGCGGAGCAGTGGGGTCCCTACAGACACCCCAGAGCAAGGGGGCAAGACAGTGGGGAACAGCATCCCGTGGGGGCTGACatggctcctgtcccagcccgcTGTGGGCGATGCCATGGAGCCTGGGAGGGCAGCGGGCACCAGCGGTCCCACggccagcacagggcctggTCCTGCAGTGGACAGCTCTGGCAGAGACGGGggagctgcggggccgggggtctgctgggggggaagggaggggagccCGGCGCTGCGCTCCAGATGTGCCGGGCCGGGTGTCCTGGCCGGCTCCGAGGAAGGAAGGGCTGGGCCGGCCCGGGGCCTGCCTGGCTGGGaccccagcacagggccctgAGCCAGGGAGGGCGAGCGGCCCCGCGCCCGTGTCGCGCCCAGCCGGGAGCACAGGAGTTAAGGTGCTGGCGGCTCATGGCGGCAGGAACAGGGTGGTGCTGGTGCCGCTCCCGGCGAGGCCGGGATGACGCCCGGGAGGCCGCGGAGCTCATTGGTACGGGGCCCTGAGTCACCGCGGAAGCACCGCGGCTGCAGGTGTCCGCACCCGGCACGGCAGCTCGGGCacggccggcggggccggggacgGCCCTGGCACCATggtgctgagggcacagggtcacggtgagcggggccggggcgcggggggccgggcgggggcggccgATGGTCCGGGTGTGCCCCCGTGTGCGCCCCGCTGCCCGCGGGCGGCGCTGGGACGGAGGCGAGGCCGGCAGAGCCCTGTGCGGCGGGGCTGTGCTCCGGGAGAGGTGCGGAGGGGCTGCGGGTGCTGCTCCGGGGTGAGCCCCGAGCCCCATGGACACGTCCTGCTGCCCCGGTACAGGATCCCAGGAGAGCCCCCGCATTCCTGCACTGGCGGGGAGCCCCGGCTGTGCTGGGATCCTGCAGTGTGGTGGGTGCCTGTGCAATCTCTGTGCCAGTGCGTGTTCCAGCCTCCCGTCCCCCGGCACCGCTCTGCCTGCGGCCAGGCTCGCTGGGGCTCTCCAGGGCAGttgctgtgcagagccagggaagggTTAATGCCGCCTTCCTTCCCCAGAAAAGCTCCTGCGTCTGGGGTTTCTcttcctctggctgctgctgacatGGCTGGGCTGCTTGTCACGAGTGCTCAGCCTCCGCCGGGGAGGGACCTTCCGGGGctctggagcagccctgccgccctgtcctgctgccctgcagcgTCTCGTCTGCCCCACGCCTGTCCCGGGGCCGCCGGGACCCCGGCTGGAACCCCTGTCCTCTCCCAGGTGGGCAGGaagaggcagagctgagggcttGCCTGAGGCCTGGCATGAATTTGGCTTTCCCTACGGGCTGGGGGTCTGGCAGCTGGACAAGAGGgtcctgcagctgagcaggaggTCCTGTggcacaggcagagcccagggtttGGGGGTTTCTGTGTCTGATGAGCGGGTGTGACACGGCTCATccctccccctgtgccctgggggcctGGCAGTGTGGGCTGGTGCCGGTGGGAATGCTGAGAATGGGGCGGGCGGGAGGTGCTGGGATGCATCCACACAGCTCTGGTACCATAGGTGACTTTTAACCTGGTGCCACCAGCCGGCCTGTCTGGCTCAGGCTCCCTGACATGGAGACTGCAAGTATTGGGAAGTGTTGGCGTGTCTGAGGGCCGGTGTCGCAAGCTGAGGCGCCTCAGCCTTGGCAACAGGAGGGGGCTGTGAAGGAGGAAGCTGATCAGGGCCGGGGCAGAGCGGGGAAGTGCTGAGCTCAGAGATTCAGGGTGCAGGGTCACCCGGCGAGCTCCCACTGAGGCGGTGCAGGGGGAATCGGTGCACAGCTGAGGACAGTGCTGTCCAGAGGCACACGGGGTCTTTGGGCCCTGGCGCAGGGCAGTGACTGCGCTGGGGACCCTGGTGAGTCTGGGCtggtggcagtggtggcacACGGGACGTCACGGGTCAGGGGGTCCCGCTTGGGGCAGGGAGGATGGGGACAGCCCTACAGATGCCTGTTCCCAGCACCCCAGGGCGGCAGGTGGGGGTGGCACAAGAGCTGAGCTGGCAGATCCTGCTGCCACCTCCCTTGGGGACAACACTGCAGGGAAGGTGTTTGGGTGTCCTTGCAGGTGACCTTGGTGCAACGCGCAGAACCAGGTGGGAGACAGGAGCATAGtaggagggctgggagcactcTTGAGGGAGGCAGTGACCTTGGGGACTGGagggaacaggaatgggaacCTTGTCACCGTGAAGCAAGGAGGTCACACGCCAAGGAGCACTAGGAATGTTCCCGGAGCACGGGGACCATGTGGTGGCCCTGGGCGATGGTGTTGGAGAGGGGGTGCCTGGCTCCCCAGGGTGACAGGAAGGTGTAGATGTCATGGTGTGCAGGTGGGGTCTGTCTGGAGGCTGCaccagctccaggctctgccccagaaCAATGAATCcgctgcagagggagctgccaggagctggttggtgtttggggctgacctggtgcagcagagcagcctgcaggCTGCAGGTCGGcgtggagctgtgctgcagggcacagcagagctgcctggctgtggggagcagaaTGGGCACCCACACCAGCgcggctggggcagagcagagggaaatggcactggggggcagcagggctggcagggcagtgctggaggtgATGCGGGGGCCTGTGTTGGTTCTcactctgcagctgccacagtCTGAAGGAGCAGATGCCCTTGCCCTCGAATTCCTTTCATGCCATTGGTGCCACTTGGCctctgtgtggggctggggacactgctttccagcccagctcctcctgcctcccagCACCTCCTcgtcctgcctgcagccaggcccacagctgctggctgggagcagagcctgtgccaggagcctgGCAGGCCTGATTGCCAGGAGCACACGTGCTGACCTGTCGTGTCTCTGCTCAGTGCCCAGTGACCTGACGCCAGAGGAGTGCCAGGAGCTGGAGAACATCCGCCGCCgaaagcaggagctgctggctgacATACAGGTACAACACCCAGGGACCCACACGCTCCCCtggccagggacagcagcctggctggcagGGTCCCTGGAGCCCCATCCAGGACCCCTcgtgctgctgccccacagctcttcctctggggggctctggggacagggtcCCAGCTGGAATGGGGTCCCGTTGGGTGGCagccagctgtccctgccctgccaaaGCAGCCATGCCTTCTCCTGtcccctgcagagctccaggctgTGCGGTTGTGCCAgtctgtgccagcccctgcctggcacaggcagggaccACGTATCTGGGCCAGGCCACTGCCCTGGCAAGAGCCTGCGAGGTCGGGGCTCATCTGGGACACTGTCAGTCGTGTCCCCGATTAAGGCAGCAGAGGCTAATTACTGCCATATGCTGGGCATGATCTGAAGGGATTAGGGGTAATTTTGTTAACCTCTGAATCTCTTCCTTCCTGCGTGCTGGGAGCGTGGCAGTGCGGCAGGGATTAGCAGTGGGGGGCAGGCAGCCCCACTGCCGGTGCCCTCTGAGCTGGTTCAGCCCTGGGCAGCGCTCGGGgtggggggagcagggagggaggggctgtgggggagtGGGGCTGtctccagggctggggggttttgggggaggcACCTCCTTATCTCAGCGCCCCCTCTCCCCACAGCGCCTCAAGGATGAGATAGCAGAAGTGACGAATGAGATCGAGAACCTGGGCTCCACGGAGGAGAGGTGAGTCCAGCCCCATGGTGCCCCCGAGGCAGCTGAGCCCACGggtgctgctgtgagcagctTTCCCAGGCGCCCTGAGCTCCTGGGAGCAGGATTCCAGGATGATCTGCTGCTCCCGGGTCTGTTTTTCCAAGCCCAGCCCCTCTGTCTGGCCGCAGCCACTGGCGAGCTTTGTTATTCTGAGCTGGTGCCAGCTGGGATCAGGGTGGGAGCTGACTCCCAGCATCGTTCCCAGTTACCCAGTGGGGCATGAGGACTGTCCCCTTCTGCCGgcccccctgctctccccagagccctgccacagccagcctgcCCAAGCCTGCCCGTGTCTGGGTGAGCTGACAGGTGCTGTGCCTGCACCCCCTCTGCTCAGGGgaccccagggacaccccaagggtggcagctctgctctgttctgGGGCCTGgcaggctgagagcagccccaggccatGGTGTGGGGCAGACACGGAGCAGTGTGTTGGCTTTGTTCCCCATGGGCCCAGCATGGGGGCCTGGGTCCCCTCGGTCCAGGCTGACCCTCCCCACCGTGCACTGCCCCAGTGGGGCCCTGACGGGTGCTCAGAGCTGCTTCATGCCTTGCAGGAAAAACATGCAGAGGAACAAGCAGGTGGCCAtgggcaggaagaagttcaacATGGATCCCAAGAAGGTACTGTGgggtggggagcagggctggttACCCACCTCTgggggtgtgcagggctctgccaCCTCCCAGTCCAGGTTGCCAGGGCTGGTGGGggcagccacagacccccaagcACCTCTCTTGCACCCCTCCAGGGCATCCAGTTCCTGATTGAGAACGACCTGCTGAAGAACACGTGTGAGGACATTGCGCAGTTCCTGTACAAGGGAGAGGGCCTCAACAAGACAGCCATCGGCGACTACCTGGGCGAGAGGTGCGCTGGGCTCGGCTTTCCTGGGGGGGCTGTGGGTTCCTGCCACCTGAGAGAGGGggcactgcagctctgagctcacaGGGCAGCTCGCTGCAGGTACTCGGGGTGCTGGGGTATTTGGTTCATGGCTGGCTCTTGCAAGTGGTGATTTGTGCAGAGCAGACCAGGGATCAAGCAGCTTTCCCCCATGCAGGAGTAGACTCCGGagaagggcagggacactggaGGCACTCAGCAGTCACAGGATTGCTGATCATGCATCCCTCGTGCTCTGGCTTTATTCCCACAGGGATGAGTTCAACATCCAAGTCCTGCATGCCTTCGTGGAGCTGCATGAATTCACTGACCTCAACCTTGTGCAGGCCCTGCGGTGAGTAAGGGGCTGTGAGCTGAGCGTGGCCCAGGGCGGGTGCTGGGGACCCTggagcccccagagcagcagcacagctggctctCCACAGGCAGTTCCTGTGGAGCTTCCGGCTGCCAGGGGAGGCCCAGAAGATTGACCGGATGATGGAGGCCTTTGCCCAGCGGTACTGCCAGTGCAACCCCGGTGTCTTCCAGTCCACAGGTGGGCACCTGCCCCAGACAGATACCAGCCCCTGGTATCgtcctgccccacagctgactttcccctctgcccctgcagACACCTGCTACGTGCTGTCCTTTGCCATCATCATGCTGAACACGAGCCTGCACAATCCCAACGTGAAGGACAAGCCCACGGCGGAGCGATTCATCGCCATGAACCGTGGCATCAATGACGGGGGGGACCtgcctgaggagctgctccaggtgagggccaggccaggctgcaaAGCTGGCCCGGAGCAGGGCCCAGCACGGGGCTGCAGGGCAAAGCAGAGCTGATTCCATGTCATTGTACCAGAACCTGTACGAGAGCATCAAGAATGAGCCCTTCAAAATCCCTGAGGATGACGGCAATGACCTCACCCACACCTTCTTCAACCCCGACCGGgagggctggctcctgaagctCGGTGAGTGCCAGCAGCAAGGGAGGGCAGGCTGTCTCCAGGGTGCAAtgcccctgggcctggctctttGGAGCATGAGGAGGCTACAGAGACAGGCACAGCCTTCATGGGAAGGGCAGTACATCCAGCCCTCCATCTTCccttggctgggcagcaggagcagactCAGAGTGGCTGGGCGGGTGTCCTGGGGGATTCTGCCTCTAGGCTGGGCAAGCCCCGGGGCACAGAGCTGGTACCAGGTCTGGTGTCAGAGCACAGAGACCTCGAGGCCCTCAGGTCACCGAGTCACAGCAGGATGTGGAGCAGGCCCCCGGGAGCAAGCGGCGAGCTGCCCCAGGCTGCGTGCGTCCCCTCCATACCACAGACCAGCCCTGCCTCACCCTCCCACGGCATTACCACCTCGCATCCCGGCTCCACATGCAGGCAGCATGCATGGCATCCCTGCTGCACCCTGCTCCCAGCCGGAGCCTCCGCGCCCTGGCTCCTGTGGCTTCTCTTGGCACCTCTGGGGGATCCTCTGCCCGGGTTTGGTGGGGGAATGGGCGTTGGCAGGATCGGGGTCCGGTGGGGCGTTTCCCCAGGGTTCTGCCTGGGGTCAGAGCTCCTGATTCGTGGCCAGCCCTTGGGAGGGGACGGCGAGAgctgcctgctccctgccctgggctgggggcacacAGGACAGCCCAGGCTCTCCTGTCCCTGACTGGAGGGGCCCTGCGCACCCAGGCTCAGGTTGGCACCACCGATGGGGTGGTGGAGAGGCAGAGAGTGGCTGTGGACCCCAGCTGCCTTGGGGGGCAGGGAAGGAccctgctgctcagccagggGGTGGAGGGAGCCaggccctgtccccagcagccaaGGAGCCCCATCCCACAGAGCCACAGTGAGCCAGGGCAGTCAagcccccacagccctgccgCTGGCCCAACCCCTCACAgcttccctgctgcagcccggCCCCACTGACCCGCAGGGCAAGGGGGGGCTTTGGGgttcctctttttattttttttcctttttttttttaattttcttttctccctcaTTTATATGTTTCCATGATTTTGGCTCTTCCTTTCCTTGCCCCCAACTCCAGGAGGTACGTACCCctcttccctgctctgctcacacTGCTGGGGCTTCGTTTCCTTTGCGTTTTTAATTGCTGGTGATGAGtctcattgctgctgctgttgctgctaaCCCCACACACCCGGGCACCTCgcctgctgcaggacagcccctcTCCACCTCCAGGCAGGGACGTGGGGTGCCAGCCTGCCCATGCCATGCATTCCCCAAGGCCTGTGGCCTCCTCTGCCAGCCGGGGGAGGACAGGGCTGCGGTGGCACCTTGCCATCCGCCCAGCTGTGCACCACCATGTCCACAGACAGCTCAGCCTGGCCAGTGGGTCCTTGCCTCCGGTGACACAAGGGATGGGCAcaggtttggggtgtcctgggaaGGGGCCCCAGCCTGTGCACGGGTGGTTAGGGCGTGCCAAGTGGCTGGAGCTGGATGGGATCGATCTGCGTGCTGCCCTGTGCTAAGGGCTCACAGCAGTCCCCGTgaggcaccagcactgctccaATGCCTGCACCCCAAGCTGTCGGGGAGCACTGGTGCTGGCCCTCAGAACTGCTCTGGGGCAGGCCAGGGGTGGGCtgccagctggcacagggcagcaggggCCACAGCGCCttcctggcagggaaggagatgAGCAGGACCCCCAGTGTGCACTGTGGCTCCTGGTGTCCATGCTGGATCCTGCAGGGGTGGGTGCTCATCCTGCATTCAGCGCTGCTGCAatggctgcactggaggggagcTGGGCCGGGTGGGGGAGCAGGGCGGCTTCtcgctgtgctggcagctgtggAGCTCGGCCATGGCCTTGGGTCTGCCTTACCCGAGGTCCAGGATGAGCAGGACCGTGGCCAGTGTGGACAGAaagccctgtgtccccccagggaGCTGCCTGGCCGCAGTTTCCTCTGGCTGTGCTGATGTGTGTTTGGGTGGGAGCGCTGCCGCCCTCGCCTCCATCCTCATCCGTGCGCTTCCTGCTCGGGTGGGTGCGGTGTgcgctgcctgctgctgctgctgcccaccgCTGCCTGCCTTGCCTCTGCTTGGCTCTGTGTGTCCGCCGGGGCTCCgtgtgcctggctggctccaaGATGCCATGTGCCCGAGCTGCCATGTGTGCCCGGCCCGGTGCCGTGTGCCCGGCCCTGCTCGCAGGGCTGTGCCCGACTGgccctctctgctcccaggaggCAGGGTGAAGACGTGGAAGCGGCGCTGGTTCATCCTGACGGACAACTGCCTTTACTACTTCGAGTACACAACGGTGAGTTGTGTCCTGCAgggtgagctgggctggggcagggaaggggctgcgCTGGGGGTGTCCCACCCCACAGCTCAACATCTGCTTGGCTGCAGGACAAGGAGCCCCGTGGCATCATCCCCCTGGAGAACCTGAGCATCCGTGAGGTGGAGGACTCAAAGAAGCCCGTGAGTGCTGTGGGAGTGTCctctggggtttggggacagctTTGGCTTGGGCGGAGAAGCTGGGAGGTGTTGCAGCACCCTGAGATGTccccaggaggggcagggggcCCCAGAGTGGTCACTGCCTTCATCAAAGCGGGGCTGGACGCcacaggggcacatgcagggccaGGGGGTGACAATCACGGTgtgtctgtccctctgtgccgtgctggggtggctgtgccaggtgtgtgGCTCTGCTTTGTCCCTCCCAGTCTGGGCTGCCCTTTGGAAATGGGGGCTGTGTCTGAGCGCTCTCTCCCTCCCAGAACTGCTTTGAGCTCTACATCCCTGACAACAAGGACCAGGTGATCAAGGCCTGCAAGACAGAGGCAGATGGGCGCGTGGTGGAGGGGAACCACACCGTGTATCGCATCTCTGCCCCCACGCCCGAG is part of the Zonotrichia albicollis isolate bZonAlb1 chromosome 19, bZonAlb1.hap1, whole genome shotgun sequence genome and encodes:
- the CYTH1 gene encoding LOW QUALITY PROTEIN: cytohesin-1 (The sequence of the model RefSeq protein was modified relative to this genomic sequence to represent the inferred CDS: deleted 1 base in 1 codon), whose product is MTPGRPRSSLVRGPESPRKHRAAGVRTRHGSSGTAGGAGDGPGTMVLRAQGHVPSDLTPEECQELENIRRRKQELLADIQRLKDEIAEVTNEIENLGSTEERKNMQRNKQVAMGRKKFNMDPKKGIQFLIENDLLKNTCEDIAQFLYKGEGLNKTAIGDYLGERDEFNIQVLHAFVELHEFTDLNLVQALRQFLWSFRLPGEAQKIDRMMEAFAQRYCQCNPGVFQSTDTCYVLSFAIIMLNTSLHNPNVKDKPTAERFIAMNRGINDGGDLPEELLQNLYESIKNEPFKIPEDDGNDLTHTFFNPDREGWLLKLGGRVKTWKRRWFILTDNCLYYFEYTTDKEPRGIIPLENLSIREVEDSKKPNCFELYIPDNKDQVIKACKTEADGRVVEGNHTVYRISAPTPEEKEEWIKCIKAAISRDPFYEMLAARKKKVSSTKRH